A genomic segment from uncultured Alistipes sp. encodes:
- a CDS encoding glutamine synthetase III — protein MVDAAINHTAVAVKAPEGRPSDYFGEKVFGRAAMRKYLDKRTYAALLDTMENRTPLTLEVADSIAAGMRQWALEHGADHYTHWFQPLTGGTAEKHDAFAEPDGLGGVLEEFSGKLLVQQEPDASSFPNGGIRNTFEARGYSAWDPTSPAFIVDTTLCIPTVFIAYTGEALDYKVPLLRSLTAVGTAAAEVCHYFDKNVEKVFAYLGWEQEYFLVDESLWAVRPDLMLTGRTLMGHESAKNQQLEDHYFGAIPTRVMAFMRDLEYECLKLGIPVKTRHNEVAPNQFELAPVYEEVNLANDHNQLLMTIMDKIARRHQFRVLLHEKPFKGINGSGKHNNWSLGTDTGVNLLGPGKTAAENLQFITFLVNAISAVYKHNGLLKASIMSATNAHRLGANEAPPAIISTFLGAQVSAVLDKLAASKGDDAIRFDAKNVFKMSGISHIPTLLRDNTDRNRTSPFAFTGNRFEFRAVGSSDNCAEAMIVLNTAMASELTEFKKKVDAKIEAGMKKEKAIYEVLKQMIKACHAIRFDGNGYSDEWKEEAKRRGLDCETSTPLIFDRYLDPESLKMFAEMGVFSKVELEARTEVKWETYTKKIQIEGRVLGDLAMNHIVPIASKYEAELLDKVYKMSQIPGLNAEPDIRLIKRIQDHTAEIQRLTAEMIDARKVANRIEDQREKAIAYHDTVAVYFDQIRRHIDKLEEIVDDQIWPLPKYRELLFLR, from the coding sequence ATGGTCGACGCGGCGATCAACCACACCGCCGTGGCGGTGAAGGCTCCGGAAGGACGCCCTTCGGATTACTTCGGCGAGAAGGTTTTCGGGCGCGCCGCCATGCGCAAGTACCTCGACAAGCGGACTTACGCCGCACTGCTCGACACGATGGAGAACCGCACTCCGCTGACGCTCGAAGTGGCCGACAGCATCGCCGCGGGGATGCGGCAGTGGGCCCTGGAACACGGTGCCGACCACTATACGCACTGGTTCCAGCCGCTGACGGGCGGTACGGCCGAGAAACACGACGCCTTTGCCGAGCCGGACGGCCTCGGCGGAGTCCTGGAGGAGTTTTCGGGAAAGCTGCTCGTGCAGCAGGAGCCCGACGCTTCGTCGTTCCCCAACGGCGGCATCCGCAACACGTTCGAGGCGCGCGGTTATTCGGCGTGGGACCCCACCTCTCCGGCCTTCATCGTCGACACGACGCTCTGTATCCCGACCGTCTTCATCGCCTATACGGGCGAGGCGCTCGACTATAAGGTGCCTTTGCTGCGGTCGCTGACGGCCGTCGGGACGGCTGCCGCCGAGGTGTGCCACTATTTCGACAAGAATGTCGAGAAGGTTTTCGCCTATCTGGGCTGGGAGCAGGAGTATTTCCTCGTGGACGAGAGCCTGTGGGCCGTGCGTCCGGACCTGATGCTCACGGGCCGTACGCTCATGGGCCACGAATCGGCGAAGAACCAGCAGTTGGAGGACCACTATTTCGGAGCGATTCCGACCCGTGTGATGGCCTTCATGCGGGACCTGGAGTATGAGTGCCTGAAACTGGGTATTCCGGTCAAGACGCGCCACAACGAGGTGGCCCCGAACCAGTTCGAACTGGCCCCGGTCTACGAGGAGGTGAACCTGGCCAACGACCACAACCAGCTGCTGATGACCATCATGGACAAGATTGCCCGGCGCCACCAGTTCCGGGTGCTGCTGCACGAGAAGCCCTTCAAGGGGATCAACGGCTCGGGCAAGCACAACAACTGGTCGCTCGGGACGGATACGGGCGTGAATCTGTTGGGACCGGGCAAGACGGCGGCCGAAAATCTGCAGTTCATCACCTTCCTGGTGAATGCCATCTCGGCGGTCTACAAGCATAACGGGCTGCTGAAGGCGTCGATCATGAGTGCCACGAACGCACACCGCCTGGGAGCCAACGAGGCGCCCCCGGCCATCATTTCGACCTTCCTCGGGGCACAGGTTTCGGCCGTGCTGGACAAGCTGGCGGCGTCGAAGGGTGACGATGCGATCCGTTTCGATGCGAAGAACGTCTTCAAGATGAGCGGTATTTCGCATATTCCGACCCTGTTGCGGGACAATACCGACCGCAACCGTACCTCGCCGTTTGCCTTTACGGGCAACCGGTTCGAGTTCCGGGCCGTCGGGTCGTCGGACAACTGCGCCGAGGCGATGATCGTGCTCAATACGGCGATGGCCAGCGAGTTGACGGAGTTCAAGAAGAAGGTGGATGCGAAGATCGAGGCCGGGATGAAGAAGGAGAAGGCGATCTACGAAGTACTCAAACAGATGATCAAGGCCTGCCATGCGATCCGTTTTGACGGCAACGGCTATTCGGACGAGTGGAAGGAGGAGGCGAAGCGCCGGGGTCTGGACTGCGAGACCTCCACGCCGTTGATTTTCGACCGTTATCTGGATCCGGAGAGCCTGAAAATGTTTGCAGAGATGGGGGTTTTCTCGAAGGTTGAGCTGGAAGCCCGCACGGAGGTGAAGTGGGAGACCTATACGAAGAAGATCCAGATCGAGGGCCGTGTGCTGGGCGACCTGGCGATGAACCACATCGTGCCGATCGCCTCGAAATACGAGGCGGAGCTGCTGGACAAGGTCTACAAGATGTCGCAGATTCCGGGGTTGAATGCCGAGCCGGACATTCGCCTGATCAAGCGGATCCAGGACCATACGGCTGAGATCCAGCGGTTGACGGCGGAGATGATCGACGCGCGGAAGGTGGCCAACCGCATCGAGGACCAGCGCGAGAAGGCGATTGCCTATCACGATACGGTG